One genomic segment of Amycolatopsis sp. Hca4 includes these proteins:
- a CDS encoding endonuclease/exonuclease/phosphatase family protein → MEELSEHAPPGAGLGILGSMVIAEETRSRRKKPLVTGLLVVPVVPLALLAALRLVGYDGGWHTLVALSLTPFAAAAGVLFGGLSLALRRWWTGGVALVLALALALVVLPRTSASDPRELHGKTLRILSSNLLYGQADAKVVVDLVREQRIDVLNLVEMTPSAVDRLTAAGLFDLLPHRVLHPAPGAFGSGIAARFPLKEVNLTGDSAAKQPGAEADLGDGVVAEIVAVHPMSPDVDTPQWEREIKDLSQPAGEHGLRILAGDFNATLDHAAYRTILSRGYRDAAEERGEGLAPTWPSSLPVVTIDHVAVDNRAAVLDYRVFDVAGSDHRAVFAEVRLP, encoded by the coding sequence GTGGAGGAGTTGTCGGAGCACGCGCCTCCCGGCGCCGGTCTCGGCATACTCGGCAGCATGGTCATTGCGGAAGAGACGCGGTCGCGGCGGAAGAAACCGCTGGTCACGGGCCTGCTGGTGGTCCCGGTGGTGCCACTGGCGCTGCTGGCCGCGCTGCGATTGGTCGGCTACGACGGCGGCTGGCACACGCTGGTGGCGTTGTCGCTGACGCCGTTCGCGGCCGCCGCCGGGGTGCTCTTCGGCGGCCTGTCGCTGGCGTTGCGGCGGTGGTGGACCGGCGGGGTCGCGCTCGTGCTGGCGCTTGCGCTGGCCCTGGTCGTCCTCCCGCGGACGTCGGCGAGCGACCCGCGTGAGCTGCACGGCAAGACCCTGCGCATCCTCTCCTCGAACCTGCTCTACGGCCAGGCGGATGCGAAGGTCGTCGTCGACCTGGTGCGCGAGCAGCGGATCGACGTGCTCAACCTGGTCGAGATGACGCCGTCGGCGGTCGACCGGCTGACCGCGGCCGGGCTGTTCGACCTGCTGCCGCACCGGGTGCTGCACCCGGCGCCCGGCGCGTTCGGCTCGGGGATCGCCGCCCGCTTCCCGCTGAAGGAGGTCAACCTGACCGGTGACTCGGCGGCCAAGCAGCCGGGCGCGGAGGCCGACCTCGGCGACGGCGTGGTGGCCGAGATCGTCGCCGTCCACCCGATGTCCCCGGACGTCGACACGCCGCAGTGGGAGCGTGAGATCAAGGACCTCTCGCAGCCGGCGGGCGAGCACGGCCTGCGCATCCTGGCGGGCGACTTCAACGCCACCCTCGACCACGCGGCGTACCGCACGATCCTGTCCCGCGGCTACCGCGACGCGGCCGAGGAGCGCGGCGAGGGCTTGGCCCCGACGTGGCCGTCGTCGCTGCCGGTGGTGACGATCGACCACGTGGCGGTGGACAACCGCGCGGCGGTGCTGGACTACCGGGTGTTCGACGTCGCCGGGAGTGATCACCGGGCGGTGTTCGCCGAAGTCCGCCTGCCGTGA
- a CDS encoding Sir2 family NAD-dependent protein deacetylase, whose protein sequence is MSERAAELLDGAGALLICAGAGMGVDSGLPDFRGGEGFWRAYPPYARLGLRFEELADPRHFADDPELAWGFYGHRLALYRGTVPHDGFRLLREFGSALPHGVRVFTSNVDGQFQAAGFGSVAEAHGSIHHLQCLAGCTADIWPATEDVVVDEETMRAVPPLPSCPRCGGLARPNILMFGDYSWVPDRSQAQLDELTAWRRTARDLVVVELGAGQAVPTVRRYAELASAATGALIRINPREPEIRHGRGVSIAAGALETLKQLLPAARDRGSRR, encoded by the coding sequence GTGAGTGAGCGGGCCGCCGAGCTCCTGGACGGTGCCGGCGCGCTGCTGATCTGCGCCGGCGCCGGCATGGGCGTCGACTCCGGGCTGCCGGACTTCCGCGGCGGCGAAGGCTTCTGGCGCGCGTACCCGCCGTACGCCCGGCTCGGCCTGCGGTTCGAAGAGCTCGCCGACCCGCGGCACTTCGCCGACGACCCCGAGCTGGCCTGGGGCTTCTACGGGCACCGGCTGGCGCTCTACCGCGGGACGGTGCCGCACGACGGCTTCCGGCTGCTGCGCGAGTTCGGCTCGGCCCTGCCCCACGGCGTCCGGGTCTTCACGTCCAATGTGGACGGCCAGTTCCAGGCGGCGGGCTTCGGTTCCGTGGCCGAAGCGCACGGCTCGATCCACCACCTGCAGTGCCTGGCCGGGTGCACGGCCGACATCTGGCCCGCCACCGAGGACGTCGTGGTCGACGAAGAGACCATGCGGGCGGTGCCGCCGCTGCCGTCGTGCCCCCGCTGCGGCGGCCTCGCCCGCCCCAACATCCTGATGTTCGGCGACTACTCCTGGGTCCCGGACCGCAGCCAGGCCCAGCTCGACGAGCTGACGGCGTGGCGCCGGACGGCCCGGGACCTGGTGGTCGTCGAACTCGGCGCGGGCCAGGCGGTGCCGACGGTCCGCCGCTACGCCGAGCTGGCCAGCGCGGCGACCGGCGCGTTGATCCGCATCAACCCGCGCGAACCCGAGATCCGCCACGGCCGCGGCGTCTCGATCGCGGCCGGCGCGCTGGAGACGCTCAAGCAGCTCCTGCCCGCAGCCAGAGATCGCGGTTCCCGGCGATGA
- a CDS encoding antibiotic biosynthesis monooxygenase: MSVVKINAIEVPEGAGPELEKRFAARMHSVDEQPGFLGFELLRPVSGETRYFVYTKWESEEHYQAWAKGGPAAAAHAGERAKPVSTGANLLEFEVVLGSHPGE, from the coding sequence ATGAGTGTCGTGAAGATCAACGCGATCGAGGTTCCCGAGGGCGCCGGCCCCGAACTGGAGAAGCGGTTCGCCGCGCGCATGCACTCCGTCGACGAGCAGCCCGGCTTCCTCGGCTTCGAGCTGCTGCGCCCGGTCTCCGGCGAGACGCGCTACTTCGTCTACACGAAGTGGGAGTCCGAGGAGCACTACCAGGCGTGGGCGAAGGGCGGCCCGGCCGCCGCGGCGCACGCCGGCGAGCGGGCCAAGCCCGTGTCCACCGGGGCGAACCTGCTCGAGTTCGAGGTCGTCCTCGGTTCGCATCCGGGTGAGTGA
- a CDS encoding M1 family metallopeptidase: MRRRLTALAVCAAVVLAAACGGDAVTVPAPPPPMHPVPGASGAGDPYYPEDGNGGYDALAYQVDVKYDPPSGHLDGDTTVTAKATQDLSRFDLDLRGLDVHGVEVDGKPATFRREKEFELVVTPAAPIRAGTTFRTRVRYGGDPAKTPHTGGSENGWQHSADGGAFMVGEPHSAAFWYPVNETPRDKAAFTLTAHVPPGWTVISNGREGPPGTWTEPNPVASYLTTIAIGKFGVDSSTLPDGTPVVSAYAPGTEARRAIGDRLPEVLGFLSSKFGPYPQSAAGGIFLAENVPFSLETQTRPTYAKWVDLPTLVHENAHQWFGDSVSLRDWSDICLNECFASYSQWLWAEREGQNLDDRYRAAIEITRGSTDFWAQKLVGMGQGHEFEGVYNKGILALHALRREIGDPAFAKLLREWPSRFRHGNATWADFEAMATRIGGKDLRAFFDTWFRGTKLPADADLFPGSLRS; the protein is encoded by the coding sequence ATGCGCCGCCGACTCACCGCACTGGCTGTCTGCGCCGCCGTGGTCCTCGCCGCGGCGTGCGGCGGCGACGCCGTCACCGTGCCGGCCCCGCCGCCGCCCATGCACCCGGTGCCGGGCGCGTCCGGCGCGGGCGATCCCTACTACCCCGAAGACGGCAACGGCGGTTACGACGCCCTCGCCTACCAGGTCGACGTGAAGTACGACCCGCCGAGCGGGCACCTCGACGGCGACACGACGGTGACCGCCAAGGCCACCCAGGACCTCAGCCGGTTCGACCTCGACCTGCGCGGGCTGGACGTGCACGGCGTCGAGGTCGACGGCAAACCGGCGACCTTCCGCCGCGAGAAGGAGTTCGAGCTGGTCGTCACCCCGGCCGCCCCGATCCGCGCCGGGACGACGTTCCGCACCCGGGTGCGCTACGGCGGCGACCCGGCCAAGACCCCGCACACCGGCGGCAGCGAGAACGGCTGGCAGCACTCGGCCGACGGCGGCGCGTTCATGGTCGGCGAGCCGCACTCGGCGGCGTTCTGGTACCCGGTGAACGAGACCCCGCGCGACAAGGCGGCCTTCACGCTCACCGCGCACGTCCCGCCGGGCTGGACGGTGATCTCGAACGGCCGCGAAGGCCCGCCGGGCACCTGGACCGAGCCCAACCCGGTGGCGAGCTACCTGACGACCATCGCGATCGGCAAGTTCGGTGTCGACTCCTCGACTTTGCCTGACGGCACCCCGGTGGTCTCGGCGTACGCGCCGGGCACCGAGGCCCGCCGGGCGATCGGCGACCGCCTGCCGGAGGTGCTCGGCTTCCTGAGCAGCAAGTTCGGCCCGTACCCGCAGTCGGCGGCGGGCGGGATCTTCCTGGCCGAGAACGTCCCGTTCTCCCTGGAGACGCAGACCCGGCCGACGTACGCGAAGTGGGTCGACCTGCCGACGCTGGTGCACGAGAACGCCCACCAGTGGTTCGGCGACTCGGTCTCGCTGCGGGACTGGTCCGACATCTGCCTGAACGAGTGCTTCGCCTCGTATTCGCAGTGGCTGTGGGCCGAGCGCGAAGGCCAGAACCTGGACGACCGCTACCGCGCGGCCATCGAGATCACCCGCGGCAGCACGGACTTCTGGGCCCAGAAGCTGGTCGGCATGGGCCAGGGCCACGAGTTCGAAGGCGTGTACAACAAGGGCATCCTGGCCCTGCACGCGCTGCGCCGCGAGATCGGCGACCCGGCGTTCGCCAAGCTGCTGCGCGAGTGGCCGTCCCGCTTCCGCCACGGCAACGCGACCTGGGCCGACTTCGAAGCGATGGCGACGCGAATCGGCGGTAAGGACCTGCGCGCGTTCTTCGACACCTGGTTCCGGGGCACGAAGCTGCCCGCGGACGCCGACCTGTTCCCCGGATCACTGCGCAGCTGA
- a CDS encoding alpha/beta fold hydrolase, whose translation MLCFGGSGVPIVLLHGLMGRARTWWRVAEWLRPYGAVYGLDARGHGNAPRIGPWTTERFADDVAEALRSLDAGPAVLIGHSMGGLHAWATAARYPELVRAVVSEDFAPDQRGRTVETWRGYFESWPVPFPSLGHVREFFGDAGAYFADCVEERADGFHLVADLEDLYVIAAEWGRRDYWDVVEAIRCPLLLVEGEHTAMPPGQQAEVASRVPDAKHLVVPGSAHLPHDEAPELYRGAVEAFLSQVLNR comes from the coding sequence GTGCTCTGTTTCGGCGGCAGCGGTGTGCCGATCGTTCTGCTCCACGGCTTGATGGGTCGCGCGCGGACGTGGTGGCGGGTCGCGGAGTGGCTCCGGCCCTACGGCGCGGTGTACGGCCTCGACGCGCGCGGCCACGGCAACGCGCCCCGCATCGGCCCGTGGACCACTGAGCGCTTCGCGGACGACGTCGCCGAAGCGCTGCGAAGCCTCGACGCCGGCCCGGCGGTGCTGATCGGGCACTCGATGGGCGGCCTGCACGCCTGGGCGACCGCCGCGCGGTACCCGGAGCTGGTGCGCGCGGTCGTCTCCGAGGACTTCGCGCCGGACCAGCGCGGCCGGACCGTCGAGACCTGGCGCGGGTACTTCGAGAGCTGGCCGGTGCCATTCCCCTCGCTCGGCCACGTCCGCGAGTTCTTCGGCGACGCGGGTGCGTACTTCGCGGACTGCGTCGAGGAGCGTGCGGACGGGTTCCACCTGGTCGCGGACCTCGAGGACCTGTACGTCATCGCCGCCGAATGGGGGCGCCGGGACTACTGGGACGTCGTCGAGGCGATCCGCTGCCCGCTGCTGCTGGTCGAGGGCGAGCACACGGCCATGCCACCCGGCCAGCAGGCCGAAGTCGCTTCGCGGGTGCCCGACGCGAAGCACCTGGTGGTGCCGGGCTCGGCGCACCTGCCGCACGACGAGGCCCCGGAGCTCTACCGCGGCGCCGTCGAGGCCTTCCTCAGCCAGGTCCTGAACCGCTGA
- a CDS encoding N-acetylmuramoyl-L-alanine amidase codes for MVTVDRRTLLKAGVTATAAGALGMTTTGTAGAAVPVPTIHPTSDWGARPAAGTIVVENHKPTYIVVHHAVDPPMNDDFSLERAYYVSRFIQNLHMDKNGWIDSGQQFTNSRGGYITEGRHRSLEILRGGTRHVQGANVGNHNSEVIGIENEGLYSTVDVPAALWNSLVSLVAYIASQYGIAPEFIKGHRDFNSTECPGQVLYNRLPELRTAVGRVLGVPVAHAEAEWPLLKPGDTGRRVQLAQQFLRASGFDVPTDGVFGQSTKDAVAALSVQAGLPRHTCTATKVTDETGFLGADVWPLIVPSDRSTAAWRADLTRA; via the coding sequence ATGGTCACTGTTGACCGCCGGACCCTGCTGAAGGCGGGGGTGACCGCTACCGCGGCCGGCGCACTGGGGATGACGACCACGGGTACGGCCGGCGCGGCCGTGCCGGTTCCGACGATCCACCCGACGTCCGACTGGGGCGCCCGGCCCGCCGCCGGCACCATCGTGGTGGAGAACCACAAGCCGACCTACATCGTCGTGCACCACGCGGTCGACCCGCCGATGAACGACGACTTTTCGCTCGAGCGCGCGTACTACGTCTCGCGGTTCATCCAGAACCTGCACATGGACAAGAACGGCTGGATCGACAGCGGCCAGCAGTTCACGAACAGCCGCGGCGGGTACATCACCGAGGGACGGCACCGCAGCCTGGAAATCCTGCGCGGCGGCACCCGGCACGTGCAGGGTGCCAACGTCGGCAACCACAACAGCGAGGTCATCGGCATCGAGAACGAGGGCCTCTACAGCACGGTGGACGTGCCGGCGGCGCTGTGGAACTCCCTCGTCTCGCTGGTCGCCTACATCGCGAGCCAGTACGGCATCGCGCCGGAGTTCATCAAGGGCCACCGCGACTTCAACTCGACCGAGTGCCCCGGCCAGGTGCTCTACAACCGGCTGCCGGAGCTGCGGACCGCCGTCGGGCGGGTTCTCGGCGTTCCGGTGGCGCACGCCGAGGCCGAGTGGCCGCTGCTCAAGCCGGGTGACACGGGCCGTCGGGTGCAGCTGGCGCAGCAGTTCCTGCGCGCGTCCGGCTTCGACGTGCCGACGGACGGCGTCTTCGGTCAGTCCACAAAGGACGCCGTGGCCGCTTTGTCCGTTCAGGCCGGATTGCCGCGCCACACGTGCACCGCGACCAAGGTGACCGACGAAACCGGCTTCCTCGGCGCCGACGTCTGGCCGCTGATCGTCCCCTCGGACCGGTCGACGGCGGCCTGGCGGGCGGACCTGACACGCGCGTGA
- a CDS encoding A/G-specific adenine glycosylase, translating to MAVDADVLLDWFSAHGRDLPWREPTCSAWGVLVSEIMLQQTPVVRVQPIWHEWMARWPVPSALAASAQGEVVRAWGKLGYPRRALRLHEAAGVIAREHGDVVPSDVDTLLALPGIGAYTARAVAAFAYGRRAPVVDTNVRRVVARAVHGAGDAGPASNTRDMNDVEALLPAEDAPAAKFSAAIMELGALICTARAPKCADCPIYDECAWQLAGRPEYTGPAKPVQRYAGTDRYVRGRLLDVLRGSEGPVEKAKLDLVWHDGGQRDRCLDSLLVDGLLEQTRDGLFALPGEH from the coding sequence GTGGCTGTGGACGCTGACGTACTGCTCGACTGGTTCTCCGCGCACGGCCGGGATCTCCCGTGGCGCGAGCCCACCTGCTCGGCCTGGGGTGTCCTGGTCAGCGAAATCATGCTGCAGCAGACCCCGGTCGTGCGGGTGCAGCCGATCTGGCACGAGTGGATGGCGCGCTGGCCGGTCCCGTCCGCGCTCGCCGCTTCGGCGCAGGGCGAGGTCGTGCGGGCCTGGGGCAAGCTGGGCTACCCGCGCCGGGCTTTGCGGCTGCACGAGGCCGCCGGTGTCATCGCCCGCGAGCACGGGGACGTCGTTCCGTCCGATGTGGACACCCTGCTCGCCCTGCCCGGGATCGGGGCCTACACCGCGCGGGCCGTCGCCGCGTTCGCTTACGGGCGGCGCGCGCCGGTCGTCGACACGAACGTGCGGCGGGTCGTCGCGCGGGCGGTGCACGGCGCCGGGGACGCCGGGCCCGCGTCCAACACCCGGGACATGAACGACGTCGAGGCGCTCCTGCCCGCCGAAGACGCGCCCGCGGCGAAGTTCTCCGCCGCGATCATGGAACTCGGCGCGCTGATCTGCACCGCACGCGCCCCGAAGTGCGCGGACTGCCCGATCTACGACGAGTGCGCGTGGCAGCTCGCCGGGCGGCCGGAGTACACCGGCCCGGCCAAGCCGGTGCAGCGGTACGCGGGCACCGACCGGTACGTCCGCGGCCGGCTGCTCGACGTGCTGCGCGGCAGCGAGGGCCCGGTCGAGAAGGCGAAGCTGGACCTGGTCTGGCACGACGGCGGCCAGCGCGACCGCTGCCTGGACTCCTTGCTGGTCGACGGCCTGCTGGAGCAGACCCGCGACGGCCTCTTCGCCCTGCCGGGTGAACACTGA
- a CDS encoding glycosyltransferase, producing MRVLFAGLASAGHTYPMVPLAVAARDIGHEVHFAAGEHVHESLRGLNPFRPADSFYEIYAEDIEPGLKRLRPDLVVHGWGVPEVGVAAKRAGIPALWHGFGRMIPDGIGFERPAGGVHLDICPPSLQDADFLATAERIALRPVPFAEPGAFQGPLIYLTLGTAFGTPEVLETAIEGLATLGTHVVVATGGVPIGPQPAHVTAQAWVPQAAAIAHADLVVHHGGSGTTLGALAAGVPQLVLPQGADQFANAEALLTAGAAVRLLPGELSADAVAEQARKACFCRDAARALAEEIAAMPSPGEVARELPKHAK from the coding sequence ATGCGCGTGCTGTTCGCCGGGCTGGCGTCGGCCGGGCACACGTACCCGATGGTCCCGCTCGCGGTCGCGGCGCGGGACATCGGGCACGAGGTGCACTTCGCCGCCGGTGAGCACGTCCACGAGTCGCTGCGGGGGCTGAACCCGTTCCGGCCCGCGGACTCGTTCTACGAGATCTACGCCGAGGACATCGAGCCCGGCCTGAAGCGGCTGCGGCCGGACCTCGTCGTGCACGGCTGGGGCGTCCCGGAGGTGGGCGTCGCGGCGAAGCGCGCCGGGATCCCGGCGCTCTGGCACGGGTTCGGCCGGATGATCCCCGACGGCATCGGGTTCGAGCGGCCCGCCGGCGGGGTGCACCTCGACATCTGCCCGCCGTCCCTCCAGGACGCGGACTTCCTCGCGACCGCCGAGCGGATCGCGCTGCGGCCCGTCCCGTTCGCGGAGCCGGGCGCCTTCCAGGGGCCGCTGATCTACCTGACGCTCGGCACCGCCTTCGGCACCCCGGAGGTGCTCGAGACGGCGATCGAGGGCCTGGCCACGCTCGGCACGCACGTCGTGGTGGCCACCGGCGGGGTGCCCATCGGGCCGCAGCCGGCCCACGTGACCGCTCAGGCCTGGGTCCCGCAGGCGGCAGCGATCGCGCACGCGGACCTGGTCGTGCACCACGGCGGCAGCGGCACCACGCTGGGCGCGCTGGCCGCGGGCGTCCCGCAGCTCGTCCTGCCGCAGGGCGCCGACCAGTTCGCCAACGCCGAGGCCCTGCTCACCGCGGGGGCCGCGGTGCGGCTCCTGCCCGGCGAGCTGAGCGCGGACGCCGTCGCCGAACAGGCCAGGAAGGCCTGCTTCTGCCGCGACGCGGCCCGTGCGCTCGCCGAGGAGATCGCCGCCATGCCGTCGCCGGGCGAGGTCGCTCGCGAGCTGCCGAAGCACGCGAAGTAG
- a CDS encoding carbonic anhydrase, producing the protein MTSIDVLLKRNQELGEVTPGDRSSPKPSLQVAVLTCMDARIRVFELFGLLQGESHVLRNAGGVVTDDMIRSLALSQRKLGTREVLIVQHTECGLSMVTEDDFKDELEHDTGLRPTWSVEAFRSVENSVRTSVERVRRSAYLPHTENVRGFVYDVKTGKLTEVK; encoded by the coding sequence ATGACCTCGATCGACGTACTGCTCAAGCGCAACCAGGAACTCGGCGAGGTGACGCCCGGCGACCGGTCGTCCCCGAAGCCGTCGCTCCAGGTGGCCGTCCTGACCTGCATGGACGCCCGGATCCGGGTGTTCGAGCTGTTCGGTCTCCTGCAGGGTGAGTCGCACGTCCTCCGCAACGCCGGTGGCGTCGTCACCGACGACATGATCCGCTCGCTCGCCCTCTCCCAGCGCAAGCTGGGTACCCGCGAGGTGCTGATCGTCCAGCACACCGAGTGCGGCCTGTCGATGGTGACCGAGGACGACTTCAAGGACGAGCTGGAGCACGACACCGGCCTCCGGCCGACGTGGTCGGTCGAGGCGTTCCGCAGCGTCGAGAACAGCGTCCGGACGTCGGTGGAACGCGTGCGGCGCAGCGCCTACCTGCCGCACACCGAGAACGTGCGCGGGTTCGTCTACGACGTGAAGACCGGGAAGCTCACCGAGGTCAAGTAG
- a CDS encoding LacI family DNA-binding transcriptional regulator, giving the protein MGRPIRTRRQATLASLAAELGVSRTTVSNAYNRPDQLSPELRRRVLETARRLGYPGPDPVARSLRTRKAGAVGLLLTENLSYAFRDPAAVGVLEGLALACEDAGVGLHLVPASPGREDVAAVHRAGVDGFVVYSVPDDDPHLAAVLERPVPTVIIDQPSLEGIDRVGPDDAAAVGKIAEHLVTLGHRQVGVICMRLARERNDDFVSATRQSGAHFHVQRTRLEALAVAFSAAGVDWAGVPVVERFDHTVDDGASAARQLLDAYPQITAVICTSDILALGAMAEAERRGLRVPQDLTVTGFDGIAEAERIGLTTVHQPVLEKGKTAGRLLLSSGDRSAPKVITLPTELRVGRTSAPPRTVEEPWFGG; this is encoded by the coding sequence ATGGGACGTCCTATTCGCACCCGGAGGCAGGCGACACTGGCGTCGCTCGCGGCGGAGCTCGGTGTGTCCAGGACCACGGTGTCCAACGCCTACAACCGGCCGGACCAGCTGTCCCCGGAACTGCGCCGCCGGGTCCTCGAGACCGCGCGGCGCCTCGGCTACCCCGGTCCCGACCCGGTCGCCCGCTCCCTGCGCACCCGCAAGGCGGGCGCGGTCGGGCTGCTGCTCACCGAGAACCTCTCCTACGCCTTCCGCGACCCCGCGGCCGTCGGCGTCCTCGAAGGACTGGCGCTGGCCTGCGAAGACGCCGGCGTCGGCCTGCACCTGGTGCCGGCCAGCCCGGGCCGTGAAGACGTGGCCGCGGTGCACCGCGCCGGCGTCGACGGCTTCGTCGTCTACTCCGTCCCGGACGACGACCCGCACCTGGCCGCCGTGCTGGAGCGCCCGGTGCCGACGGTGATCATCGACCAGCCGAGCCTCGAGGGCATCGACCGCGTCGGCCCGGACGACGCCGCCGCGGTCGGCAAGATCGCCGAGCACCTGGTGACGCTGGGCCACCGGCAGGTCGGCGTGATCTGCATGCGGCTGGCCCGCGAGCGCAACGACGACTTCGTCTCGGCGACCCGCCAGAGCGGCGCGCACTTCCACGTGCAGCGCACCCGGCTGGAGGCACTCGCCGTGGCGTTCTCGGCGGCGGGCGTCGACTGGGCGGGTGTCCCGGTGGTCGAGCGCTTCGACCACACGGTGGACGACGGCGCGTCCGCGGCCCGCCAGCTGCTGGACGCGTACCCGCAGATCACGGCGGTGATCTGCACCTCGGACATCCTCGCACTCGGCGCGATGGCCGAAGCCGAGCGGCGCGGGCTGCGGGTGCCGCAGGACCTCACGGTCACCGGCTTCGACGGCATCGCCGAGGCCGAGCGGATCGGGCTGACCACGGTCCACCAGCCGGTGCTGGAGAAGGGCAAGACGGCCGGCCGGCTGCTACTCAGCTCGGGCGACCGGAGCGCGCCGAAGGTGATCACCCTGCCGACCGAACTGCGCGTCGGCCGGACGTCCGCGCCGCCGCGGACGGTCGAGGAGCCCTGGTTCGGCGGCTAG
- a CDS encoding metal ABC transporter solute-binding protein, Zn/Mn family: MSSRRTRSVLAAASALSVLALAACSGGGAQSGESGKIKVVASTDVWGSVVTAVGGDKVEVKSIIHDPSADPHSYETTADDALAAKDAKLLLSNGGGYDEFFDKLTAQAGDAKKLVAYDIAATGDENEHVWYDLPGVDKVADQVAAQLGELEPASKQAFTDNATAFKAKVDALEKRLGELGTTHQGTKVVVTEPVAHYLLRSAKLTDATPKAFSDAVENDTDVPAGAVNEYKQLIATKQVKALINNAQTVTPLTQDVVGQAKAAGIGVVDVTETLPPGVTDYIGWMTGEVDALAGALK; the protein is encoded by the coding sequence ATGAGTTCCCGCCGCACCAGGAGCGTGCTCGCCGCCGCTTCGGCCCTGTCCGTGCTCGCACTGGCCGCGTGCTCCGGCGGCGGCGCGCAGTCCGGCGAGTCCGGCAAGATCAAGGTCGTGGCTTCGACGGACGTCTGGGGCAGCGTCGTGACCGCCGTCGGCGGCGACAAGGTCGAGGTCAAGTCGATCATCCACGACCCGTCGGCCGACCCGCACTCGTACGAGACGACGGCTGATGACGCGTTGGCGGCGAAGGACGCGAAGCTGCTGCTGTCCAACGGCGGCGGCTACGACGAGTTCTTCGACAAGCTCACCGCGCAGGCCGGGGACGCGAAGAAGCTCGTCGCCTACGACATCGCCGCGACCGGCGACGAGAACGAGCACGTCTGGTACGACCTGCCGGGCGTCGACAAGGTCGCCGACCAGGTCGCGGCGCAGCTCGGCGAATTGGAGCCCGCGTCGAAGCAGGCGTTCACCGACAACGCGACGGCGTTCAAGGCGAAGGTCGATGCGCTGGAGAAGCGCCTCGGCGAGCTGGGCACCACGCACCAGGGCACGAAGGTCGTCGTCACCGAGCCGGTGGCGCACTACCTGCTCCGGAGCGCGAAGCTGACGGACGCGACGCCGAAGGCCTTCTCGGACGCCGTCGAGAACGACACGGACGTCCCGGCCGGCGCCGTGAACGAGTACAAGCAGCTCATCGCCACCAAGCAGGTCAAGGCGCTGATCAACAACGCGCAGACGGTGACCCCGCTGACCCAGGACGTCGTCGGGCAGGCGAAGGCGGCCGGGATCGGCGTCGTCGACGTGACCGAGACGCTGCCGCCGGGTGTGACCGACTACATTGGCTGGATGACCGGGGAAGTAGATGCGCTGGCAGGGGCGTTGAAGTAA
- a CDS encoding metal ABC transporter ATP-binding protein, whose protein sequence is MSPVSDDVRPAVRVRGAGLAFGPRTLWSGLDLVVEPGEFLAVLGPNGSGKSSFLKALLGMQDLSAGTVEIAGGRPGGANRKVGYIPQQRAIDESLTLRGVDLVGLGLDGHRWGFGFPGIAARRRQVAAAVDAVGATRYAKQPVGRLSGGEQQRLRVAQALVGDPEVLLCDEPLLSLDLAHQRAISELIDARRRTAGTAVLFVTHEINPVLPFVDRVLYLVNGQFRIGKPDEVMTTETLSELYGTRVEVLKVGGQIHIAGAQSALCEGEPHHHEHDVEEQVG, encoded by the coding sequence ATGTCTCCCGTCTCAGACGACGTACGTCCCGCGGTCCGGGTCCGCGGGGCCGGGCTCGCGTTCGGACCCCGGACCCTGTGGTCGGGGCTGGACCTCGTCGTCGAGCCGGGTGAGTTCCTCGCCGTGCTCGGCCCCAACGGTTCCGGCAAGAGCAGCTTCCTCAAGGCGCTGCTCGGCATGCAGGACCTCTCGGCGGGCACGGTCGAGATCGCGGGCGGCCGGCCGGGCGGTGCGAACCGCAAGGTCGGCTACATCCCGCAGCAGCGCGCGATCGACGAGTCGCTGACGCTGCGCGGCGTCGACCTGGTCGGGCTGGGCCTCGACGGGCACCGCTGGGGGTTCGGTTTCCCGGGCATCGCGGCCCGGCGCCGTCAGGTCGCCGCGGCGGTCGACGCCGTCGGGGCCACGCGGTACGCGAAGCAGCCGGTCGGCAGGCTGTCCGGCGGCGAGCAGCAGCGGCTGCGGGTGGCGCAGGCCCTGGTCGGCGACCCGGAGGTGCTGCTCTGCGACGAGCCGCTGCTGTCGCTCGACCTGGCGCACCAGCGCGCGATCAGCGAGCTGATCGACGCCCGCCGCCGCACGGCGGGGACGGCGGTGCTGTTCGTGACGCACGAGATCAACCCGGTGCTGCCGTTCGTCGACCGGGTGCTGTACCTGGTCAACGGCCAGTTCCGGATCGGCAAGCCGGACGAGGTCATGACCACGGAGACGCTGTCGGAGCTGTACGGAACCCGCGTCGAGGTGCTCAAGGTCGGCGGCCAGATCCACATCGCCGGCGCGCAGAGCGCGTTGTGCGAGGGCGAGCCGCACCACCACGAACACGACGTCGAAGAACAAGTGGGCTGA